From Bradyrhizobium sp. NDS-1, the proteins below share one genomic window:
- a CDS encoding extracellular solute-binding protein produces MKRRDFLVLGAASALATVASPAVYAQQKKFAGVTLRINGYGGTYDKALIEGVAKPLEDSTGLKIEYIPSSPSVDLAKLISNKANPHIDLFMADSPLMPQAIAGDVLESFGPPDAPNLSRVLPGFREFGDYGAPFSVASIVPVYNANTVKPPLTGFSDIARPDLKGKVSTMPANGYTGWMVLLALAEGNGGSLANMDPAFKIIAAAKDNIIATPPSSVTQLQAFTQGEAQAGTLWDGRAYEARKSGTPLETVVAREGIYAVTSYTNIVRGGRNKEAALAYINQLLSDQGMLSVPKALRYGPTTDVALGDLAADILINSAERAALKRPIDWKALMQQGTALGERMTKELRG; encoded by the coding sequence ATGAAAAGACGCGACTTTCTTGTACTCGGTGCTGCCTCTGCTTTGGCGACCGTTGCATCGCCAGCCGTCTACGCTCAGCAAAAGAAATTTGCCGGTGTTACGCTTCGAATCAATGGCTACGGAGGAACGTACGACAAAGCCCTGATCGAGGGCGTTGCGAAACCTCTCGAAGACAGCACCGGGCTCAAGATCGAATATATCCCCTCGAGCCCTAGCGTTGACTTAGCCAAGCTTATTTCCAACAAAGCCAACCCCCACATTGATCTCTTTATGGCGGATAGCCCGCTCATGCCTCAAGCAATTGCGGGAGATGTTTTGGAGAGCTTTGGCCCGCCCGATGCCCCCAATCTTTCGCGTGTCCTACCCGGTTTTCGTGAGTTCGGCGACTATGGCGCGCCATTTAGCGTTGCTTCGATCGTGCCCGTTTACAACGCTAATACCGTTAAGCCTCCGCTCACGGGTTTCTCCGATATCGCTCGGCCCGACTTGAAGGGGAAGGTTTCAACGATGCCGGCCAACGGCTATACCGGCTGGATGGTCTTGCTTGCTCTGGCCGAAGGCAATGGCGGATCATTGGCAAACATGGATCCAGCCTTCAAAATCATCGCCGCAGCAAAGGATAACATCATCGCGACACCACCTAGCTCCGTCACGCAACTGCAGGCCTTTACACAGGGGGAGGCGCAGGCCGGTACATTGTGGGATGGTCGGGCGTACGAGGCGCGGAAATCGGGAACGCCGTTGGAAACGGTTGTCGCGCGAGAGGGCATCTACGCCGTCACCTCGTATACGAACATCGTGCGGGGTGGGCGCAATAAAGAGGCTGCCTTGGCCTACATCAATCAGCTCCTTTCCGATCAAGGCATGCTGTCCGTGCCGAAAGCGCTCCGCTACGGACCAACCACTGATGTGGCTCTAGGCGATCTCGCAGCTGACATCCTTATTAATTCTGCCGAACGGGCGGCATTGAAGCGGCCGATTGATTGGAAAGCTTTGATGCAGCAGGGCACGGCTCTCGGCGAGAGGATGACGAAGGAGCTACGAGGATAG
- the tnpA gene encoding IS66-like element accessory protein TnpA, with protein sequence MGLDSKKDVHLDGPSAGSVSRLEVLEGPSGRRVRSEAERARIVAESLLPGAQVSEVARKHGATRWQIYDWRRRFRQRGMLPPCEASPPTFAPLVVERALEELPAPALKLEIAIGDVVLRTDTGIDGEQLSRVIRAVRASR encoded by the coding sequence ATGGGATTGGACAGCAAAAAGGACGTCCATTTGGACGGCCCATCGGCTGGGTCGGTTAGCCGGCTGGAAGTTCTTGAAGGACCGTCGGGGCGCCGCGTGCGTTCGGAAGCTGAGAGAGCTCGGATTGTCGCCGAGAGTCTGTTGCCCGGTGCCCAGGTGTCCGAGGTCGCGCGCAAGCATGGAGCGACGCGCTGGCAGATCTACGATTGGCGACGGCGGTTTCGCCAGCGAGGCATGTTGCCGCCGTGCGAGGCATCCCCGCCGACATTTGCGCCGCTGGTCGTGGAACGTGCTTTGGAAGAGCTTCCTGCTCCGGCGCTCAAGCTTGAGATCGCGATCGGTGACGTCGTGCTGCGGACAGATACAGGCATTGATGGTGAGCAGCTGTCCCGGGTGATCCGTGCGGTGCGAGCGTCACGATGA
- the tnpB gene encoding IS66 family insertion sequence element accessory protein TnpB (TnpB, as the term is used for proteins encoded by IS66 family insertion elements, is considered an accessory protein, since TnpC, encoded by a neighboring gene, is a DDE family transposase.), which translates to MIAAGADLKIYIATRPIDFRCGHDGLAAKVQEMLRLDPFSGAAFVFRSKRADRIKILVWDRTGLVLVHKRLEGCKFVWPTIADGVMRISPAMFAALFEGLDWRLVRPEEARRPQAAG; encoded by the coding sequence ATGATCGCAGCCGGTGCTGATCTGAAGATTTACATCGCGACGCGGCCGATCGACTTCCGCTGTGGCCATGATGGGCTTGCGGCGAAGGTGCAGGAGATGCTTCGTCTCGACCCGTTCAGCGGCGCAGCCTTCGTGTTCCGATCGAAACGAGCGGACCGGATCAAGATTTTGGTCTGGGATCGAACGGGCCTGGTGTTGGTGCACAAGCGTCTCGAAGGTTGCAAGTTCGTTTGGCCAACGATCGCAGACGGCGTGATGCGGATATCGCCGGCGATGTTCGCGGCCCTGTTCGAGGGGCTGGATTGGAGGTTGGTCCGCCCGGAAGAAGCGCGGCGTCCTCAGGCGGCTGGATAA
- the tnpC gene encoding IS66 family transposase, with amino-acid sequence MSIAALRDENEQLKALLAQTQAALSEHQGALAASEEARRRLEVILGELRRDRFGAKSEKLRPDQYHLPLEDVEIAQGILDAAQERAEAVIKGRSRRVPDQGSHRNRGCLPAHLPRVERIIEPASTLCPCGCGAMTKIGEDVSKRLDVIPAQWRVLVTRRPKYICRRCSGPVVQAHAPEHVVPGGLPTEAAIAHVIVSKFGDHTPFYRQAEIYARQGIRLDRATLGNWSGRACFHLQPIADHMRHHLAMADRLFMDETRAPVLDPGRGQTKKGYFWAIASDDRGHSGPSPPIVLFRYAPGRSGAFAQQFLDGFGGIFLQCDAYDGYDRLTEVARPQGPWTLVHCWSHLRRRFVKLVRNSKSPIAEAAVRHIAQLYAIEAMVRGSSPDIRLAARKEHSLPMVAALKSWFEKQLSMISSGSTLAEDIRYALNHWEGLTRFLEDGRLELDTNPVENAIRPVCLTRKNALFAGHEIGAENWALLASIVATCKLNDVNPASYIAETLEAIIDGHPLSRIEDLMPWRFRKTSSQHQ; translated from the coding sequence ATGAGCATCGCGGCGCTGCGCGACGAAAATGAACAACTGAAAGCGCTTTTGGCGCAAACGCAGGCGGCCTTGAGCGAGCATCAGGGGGCGCTGGCGGCGTCGGAGGAAGCGCGGCGTCGGCTGGAGGTCATCCTTGGCGAATTGCGGCGCGACAGGTTCGGCGCGAAATCCGAGAAGCTGCGGCCAGATCAGTATCACTTGCCGTTGGAAGACGTGGAGATCGCGCAAGGCATCCTGGACGCGGCGCAGGAGAGAGCCGAGGCTGTGATCAAGGGCCGATCGCGGCGCGTGCCGGATCAAGGTTCTCATCGCAATCGCGGCTGCTTGCCTGCCCATTTGCCGCGCGTGGAACGGATCATCGAGCCTGCAAGCACGCTCTGCCCGTGCGGTTGCGGCGCCATGACGAAGATCGGCGAGGACGTCAGCAAGCGCCTCGACGTGATCCCGGCGCAATGGCGCGTGCTGGTCACGCGCCGGCCGAAATACATCTGTCGTCGCTGCTCGGGCCCCGTCGTGCAGGCGCACGCACCAGAGCACGTCGTGCCCGGCGGACTGCCGACCGAAGCGGCCATCGCGCACGTGATCGTCTCCAAGTTCGGCGACCACACGCCGTTTTATCGTCAGGCCGAGATCTATGCGCGCCAGGGCATCCGGCTTGATCGGGCGACGCTGGGCAACTGGTCTGGCCGCGCCTGCTTCCACCTTCAGCCTATCGCGGACCACATGCGCCACCACCTAGCCATGGCGGATCGGTTGTTCATGGATGAGACCAGGGCGCCGGTACTCGATCCGGGGCGCGGCCAAACGAAAAAGGGCTACTTCTGGGCGATCGCCTCAGACGACCGTGGCCACAGCGGTCCAAGTCCACCGATCGTGTTGTTCAGATATGCCCCCGGTCGCAGCGGTGCCTTCGCGCAGCAGTTCCTGGACGGCTTCGGCGGGATCTTCCTGCAATGCGACGCCTATGACGGTTATGACCGGCTGACCGAAGTTGCTCGACCGCAAGGGCCATGGACACTCGTGCATTGCTGGAGCCATTTGCGCCGGCGCTTCGTCAAATTGGTGCGCAACAGCAAGTCACCGATCGCCGAGGCTGCCGTTCGGCACATCGCGCAGCTTTACGCCATCGAAGCCATGGTGCGCGGCTCATCGCCGGACATCCGGCTGGCCGCGCGCAAGGAGCACTCGCTGCCCATGGTAGCCGCGCTGAAGTCGTGGTTCGAGAAACAGTTGTCGATGATCTCCAGCGGATCGACGCTCGCCGAGGATATCCGCTATGCGCTCAATCATTGGGAGGGGCTGACGCGCTTCCTCGAAGACGGACGTCTCGAGCTCGACACCAACCCGGTCGAGAACGCCATCCGGCCAGTCTGCTTGACCAGGAAAAACGCTCTCTTCGCCGGACATGAAATCGGGGCCGAAAACTGGGCCTTGCTGGCATCGATCGTCGCCACCTGCAAACTCAACGACGTCAATCCGGCCAGCTACATCGCCGAAACACTCGAAGCGATCATCGATGGCCATCCTCTTAGCAGGATCGAAGATCTCATGCCCTGGCGATTCCGCAAAACGTCAAGCCAGCATCAATAG
- the tnpA gene encoding IS66-like element accessory protein TnpA, translating to MDDHSDDIRRPLSPRIEVYAGVGRKQWPDDLKAQIVAESLEPGAIVTDIARRHGCRPQQVHDWRRRARSGQLVLPASADTVTFVPLVSETSPSAAAAPSGSSEAAAVTVEFLGARAEVRGTPGLAVLSDVFVALRRTRSC from the coding sequence ATGGACGACCATTCGGACGACATAAGACGACCGCTGTCTCCGCGTATCGAAGTGTATGCTGGAGTAGGCCGAAAGCAGTGGCCGGATGATTTGAAGGCCCAGATAGTCGCGGAAAGCCTCGAGCCAGGCGCGATTGTAACAGATATCGCGCGTCGCCATGGCTGCCGGCCCCAGCAGGTGCATGACTGGCGGCGCCGGGCGCGTTCAGGTCAACTGGTGCTGCCGGCTTCGGCGGATACAGTAACATTCGTGCCTTTGGTGTCGGAAACGTCGCCATCGGCGGCTGCCGCGCCGTCCGGATCGTCGGAAGCTGCCGCCGTTACGGTTGAGTTCCTGGGGGCCCGGGCGGAGGTGCGGGGAACGCCTGGGCTTGCCGTGCTGAGTGATGTGTTTGTGGCGTTGCGCCGGACACGTTCATGCTGA